A DNA window from Macrobrachium rosenbergii isolate ZJJX-2024 chromosome 41, ASM4041242v1, whole genome shotgun sequence contains the following coding sequences:
- the LOC136827253 gene encoding uncharacterized protein, whose amino-acid sequence MILKLDWAPVFTKNDYDILRNAAKDENLAVPIPDKGKGAVILDRCNCVQEMNAILNDPTKFTKIGDPDLYNTTKPEDKINRFLRTLKQNKTGSSYGIMSGLPKIHKEGIPLRRILSSINASRYKLAKLLVPLLQPLTNNRYTLTNSATFKEDPDLFMASFDVESLFTNFPAAEAIDIILNKLFPSDNSLVNHFNKTQLKSLLELAVQDTAFIFDGTLFSQIEGIAMGSPLGPNFAVIFMNSLEEPAIGRCPSDSRPPLFYKWSPSWRLF is encoded by the coding sequence ATGATCTTAAAACTAGATTGGGCCCCAGTTTTCACAAAGAACGACTACGACATTCTGAGAAACGCGGCTAAAGACGAAAATCTAGCAGTCCCAATCCCGGACAAAGGCAAAGGAGCAGTAATCCTCGACAGGTGCAACTGCGTGCAGGAAATGAATGCTATTTTGAATGATCCAACTAAATTCACGAAAATTGGTGATCCTGACCTTTACAACACAACTAAACCCGAAGACAAAATTAATAGATTTCTTAGGACACTCAAACAAAACAAGACTGGATCATCATACGGAATTATGTCCGGGCTgcccaaaatacataaagaaggaaTTCCCCTAAGACGTATCCTCTCCTCCATCAACGCCTCTCGCTATAAACTCGCTAAATTGCTCGTTCCCTTACTCCAACCTTTGACCAATAATAGGTACACACTAACTAACTCAGCCACCTTCAAAGAGGACCCAGATCTGTTCATGGCAAGTTTCGACGTCGAATCCCTGTTTACAAACTTCCCAGCAGCAGAGGCCATAGATATCATTTTAAACAAGTTATTCCCCTCCGACAACTCCCTTGTTAATCATTTTAACAAAACTCAGTTGAAATCTCTGTTAGAATTGGCTGtgcaggacactgcctttatATTTGACGGTACTCTATTCAGTCAGATAGAGGGGATAGCGATGGGCAGTCCTCTGGGACCGAACTTCGCCGTCATCttcatgaactccctggaggagccAGCCATCGGTAGATGTCCCTCTGATTCCCGCCCTCCGCTCTTTTACAAATGGTCACCAAGTTGGCGCCTTTTTTAG